In Deltaproteobacteria bacterium, the following proteins share a genomic window:
- a CDS encoding GGDEF domain-containing protein — translation MADYPERTYQFLSRAYQVVKVLAVTSVSIAGVLVSIVALDIKISSSWWQVKVPLFAFAAVATALVLLYGVTVVVLGLLLKDALSTLSFFRNLSKNLKASVSRLEGIAYNDPITGIGNSHALQREILKGNEAGYLGRCLILLDLQNFGEINKKYNHWKGDEYLRNFAHKVTTGTRRDEFLFKKRPISAATEETDEGTRVEVDDVKAFRRNSGGDEFFVLLQGTIVDGLGYLTRLQKRQGEFEEMSMQLLGAKHIFGFHAGLVAVGKDESYESVNKRVSECLGLALDKDSPLLLYWNPKELPELAAGSIGRRIVDDATLLFRKAD, via the coding sequence GTGGCTGACTACCCTGAACGCACATACCAATTCCTTTCTCGAGCCTACCAGGTCGTGAAAGTTCTGGCGGTGACGAGCGTTTCCATCGCTGGTGTGCTGGTCTCAATCGTCGCGCTCGATATCAAGATCAGCAGCTCATGGTGGCAGGTGAAAGTCCCCCTCTTCGCTTTTGCTGCCGTCGCTACCGCGCTTGTTCTCCTCTACGGAGTCACTGTCGTTGTGCTCGGTCTTCTACTGAAGGATGCGCTCAGCACGTTATCCTTCTTCAGGAATCTCTCGAAGAACCTGAAGGCCTCGGTCTCCCGGCTCGAAGGCATTGCGTACAACGACCCCATCACCGGAATTGGGAATTCGCACGCCCTCCAGAGGGAGATTCTCAAAGGAAATGAAGCGGGTTACTTGGGGCGGTGCCTGATCCTCCTCGACCTGCAGAACTTCGGCGAGATCAACAAAAAATACAACCATTGGAAAGGTGATGAGTACCTCAGGAACTTTGCCCACAAGGTGACGACGGGAACCCGCCGGGACGAATTCCTCTTCAAGAAGCGCCCAATCAGCGCCGCGACGGAAGAAACCGACGAGGGGACAAGGGTGGAGGTAGACGATGTGAAGGCTTTCCGACGAAACTCTGGAGGCGACGAGTTCTTCGTCTTGCTGCAAGGTACGATCGTGGATGGTTTGGGCTACCTCACCCGATTGCAGAAACGCCAAGGCGAGTTCGAAGAGATGTCAATGCAGCTCCTCGGTGCCAAGCACATCTTCGGGTTTCATGCGGGGCTGGTCGCTGTAGGGAAGGACGAGTCTTACGAGTCAGTCAACAAGCGTGTCTCGGAATGCCTCGGTCTCGCCCTCGACAAGGATTCCCCGCTTCTTCTCTACTGGAATCCGAAAGAGCTGCCGGAGCTAGCGGCGGGATCGATCGGCAGGAGAATAGTGGACGATGCGACTCTGCTATTCCGCAAGGCGGACTAA
- a CDS encoding CoA transferase — protein sequence MPPLQGLKLLDLSRQLPGPFASMMLADLGADVLVIAAPNDPMGLGLPLVQRNKRSMTLNLKAPAGKEIFNRLAQDADIILEGFRPGVSERLGIDYATMAALNPRLIYCSISGYGQDGPYRNQVGHDINYLGYAGVLGISGPAGGPPVSAGVQIADIGGGAQMAVIGILAALLARQHTGRGQYLDISMMDGSVTWNVFHMLMYLVTGSLPQRGQTRLTGHHPCYAIYETSDGKYVTVGALEEHFWKNLCVALGVEDFIPDQFAEGARREEMFRVIREKFCSQTQAEWLKQLAPIDICFGPVSDICEVFEDPQVRHRGLLPVIDGQRAVASPLKFSQTPPRPPSLPPDFGQHSAEVLRELGFSDADIQRLKAEKTV from the coding sequence GTGCCGCCACTCCAGGGTCTCAAGCTACTCGATCTGTCACGCCAGCTGCCGGGGCCGTTCGCCTCGATGATGCTCGCCGATCTCGGCGCCGACGTGCTGGTGATCGCCGCGCCCAACGATCCCATGGGCCTCGGCCTTCCGCTGGTGCAGCGCAACAAGCGCAGCATGACGCTCAACTTGAAGGCGCCCGCAGGCAAGGAAATCTTCAATCGCCTGGCCCAAGACGCCGACATCATCCTCGAAGGCTTCCGGCCCGGCGTCAGCGAACGGCTGGGGATCGATTACGCCACGATGGCGGCGCTCAACCCGCGCCTGATCTACTGCTCGATCTCGGGCTACGGGCAGGACGGGCCGTACCGCAACCAAGTCGGCCACGACATCAACTACCTCGGATACGCCGGCGTGCTCGGCATCTCGGGGCCGGCCGGCGGCCCACCAGTATCGGCCGGGGTGCAGATTGCCGACATCGGCGGCGGCGCGCAGATGGCCGTGATCGGCATCTTGGCGGCGCTGCTGGCGCGCCAGCACACCGGTCGCGGCCAATACCTTGACATCTCGATGATGGACGGCTCGGTGACCTGGAACGTCTTTCACATGCTGATGTACCTCGTCACCGGCAGCCTGCCACAGCGCGGCCAGACCCGCCTCACCGGTCACCACCCGTGCTACGCGATCTACGAGACCAGCGACGGTAAGTACGTTACCGTCGGCGCGCTCGAAGAGCATTTTTGGAAGAACCTCTGCGTCGCCCTGGGCGTGGAGGACTTCATCCCGGATCAATTCGCCGAAGGCGCCCGGCGCGAAGAGATGTTCCGGGTCATCCGGGAGAAGTTTTGCAGTCAGACACAGGCCGAGTGGCTGAAGCAGCTGGCGCCGATCGACATCTGCTTCGGCCCGGTGAGCGATATCTGCGAGGTCTTCGAGGACCCGCAGGTGCGACATCGCGGCCTGCTGCCGGTAATAGACGGGCAGCGGGCGGTGGCCTCGCCGCTGAAGTTCTCCCAAACCCCGCCGAGGCCGCCGTCACTGCCGCCGGACTTCGGCCAGCACAGCGCCGAAGTGCTGCGCGAGTTGGGCTTCAGCGACGCGGACATACAACGGCTGAAGGCCGAGAAGACCGTCTGA
- a CDS encoding DUF5615 family PIN-like protein, with protein MNLLFDQNLSHRLVRFLADIFPNSNHVRNVGLGRADDDAVWQYAAAHGFAIVSKDSDFHQLSFLRGHPPKVVWVRRGNCSTDEIESLLRQHEADLRAFERDADASFVVLS; from the coding sequence GTGAACCTGCTTTTCGACCAGAATCTGTCGCACCGGCTCGTGCGTTTCCTTGCAGACATATTCCCAAACAGTAACCACGTCCGCAACGTCGGGCTTGGCCGCGCGGATGACGATGCCGTCTGGCAGTATGCGGCGGCGCACGGCTTTGCGATCGTCTCCAAGGATTCGGACTTCCACCAGCTCAGCTTTCTGCGCGGCCACCCACCGAAGGTAGTCTGGGTACGCCGCGGCAACTGTTCCACAGACGAGATTGAATCGTTGCTCCGGCAACATGAGGCGGATCTGCGTGCGTTCGAGCGGGACGCCGACGCCTCTTTCGTGGTGCTGTCGTGA